GAAGGGAAGGAAGCTCAGCTTAGAAGAGCTTGAGCACGTTTATAAAGTCGTCGAAATCCTCAAGCGGACGATAGAGCTCGTTAGGGAACTGGAGAAGATCGAGCCTGGGTTCTGAGCTTTCCTCTTTTCTTATCCTAAAAGAAACCAATCGGTGATATTACTGAATTGGTACTATACTCACCAAGTAATATCTGCCAACAAGAAGAACTGTCATCATACCACTCACTCAACGTCCTCTATTCCCCTCTCCGTTATCCTGAAATATGCCATAAGCCCTTCGGGTCTGAAGCGGTGTCTTTCGAGGACGGCAACCCTTAGCCCTGGCTTCGGCAGCTTATCGAGGCGGAGGATGTCCTTACAGCGGTATCCAAGGGTCTGCTCGGCGACGGGCTTTGTCATCTCGGTTCTGCTGTCGAAGTGGACCTGGTTGATGACTATTACCGGTATGTTATGCTTCCGGGCTATCCAGAGGAGAACCTGAAGCTGTCTGCTCAGTTCAGCTATCAGGCCGCTTCTGTTTTCCTCTGCTCTATAGTGAGCGGTTATTGAGTCAACTACGACTAGTGCAAAGTTGCTGTCCACCGTCTTTTTCAGCGAACCTATAACGCGCCTCTGCTCCTTGAAATCTGAAGGTGTAAACAGAATGAACCTCGAGAGGGCCTCTTCGGGGTTTAGACCTCTCGTCTCAGCCATCTGGACAAGTCTTTCGGGAGAAAATCCCCCCTCGGTATCGACGTATGCTACCTTTTTCCCACTAAGCAGGCCGGTCTGCAGGGCCAGGGTCGTCTTACCGCTCGCATAAGGCCCGTAAACCTGGGTTAAGACCCCGGGAGCGAACCCGCCCCCGAGAAGACTGTCCAGGCTCTTAGTGCCCGTCGAGAGCATGAAGTTCCCTCAAACTTCGATCTCTCTGTACAGTTCTGGCTTTATGAAGCGAACCCATATCCTTCTCTTCCTCAGCTCGCTCTCAAGCTTTGAGGGGTCTTCGTCGTTGTAAACTCCGTAGTGCATGGGTATAACAACCTTGGGTCTGATATCTTCGATTATCTGAGCTGCCTCTCTCTCGTTCGCTGTGGAACGGCCGCTGATAGGAACCAGGAGAACGTCGATCTTCCCCCTCAGCCTCTGGAAGGCGGGTGTTGAGTACGTGTCCCCAGGGTGGAAAACCGTTTTGTCACCTTCGATTATATAACCGAGAGGGTACTGGCTTGAAGGATGCTCAACGTAGATTGCAGTAACCTTAACGCCGTTCTCGAGTTCTATAGTCTCTCCGGCGTCAATTTCCCTCGCCTTGGTGACACCGTCGGCTACTGCCATGAGGTACACCTGCTTCGGCCCGATGACTGTTGCATCCCTAAGCCTTGAGAGCAGTTCGACCTTCCCATAATGGTCCGTGTGCTCGTGGGTTATCAGGATGTAGTCCACGTCACCTATCCTGTCGTCGTCAACCTCTGGATACGGGTCTATGAGGAACTTCACTCCCTTCGTCTCTATCCAGAAGCAGGAATGACCGTACCATATGATCTTCATCGGCATGACCTCCTCGGGAAGTTTCGGTGGGGTTAACTTAAAGTTTTCTCGGCGTTGGCTTTATTAAGGGTTGTGGGTAGTTCACCATGATGACTGAGAAGAAGAAAGGACTGATAGTTAGGGAGCCGTACGCGACCCTCATCGTCGAGGGCGAGAAGGTGTGGGAGATACGCAAGTCCAGGACGAAGATAAGGGGAGAAGTGCTCATCATAAGCAACGGGAAGGCCATAGGAAAGGCAGAGCTCGTGGACGTTCTGGGGCCTTTTTCTCCGGAGGAGCTTGCGGAGCACTTTGACAAGCACCGCGCCGAGCCCGAGTTTCTGAAGGAGTACTCCAATGGAAAGCCGCTCTACGCGTGGGTCTTTAAGAACGCCGAGAAGTTTGAGAAGCCTAAGGAAGTTGAGATGGCCAAGGGGGTTCAGATATGGGCCAACGTGGTTCTCAAAGATTAGCCCTCTTTTTCCCAGCCCTCCGCTGGCCAGTTCTCCTGCTCCTCGGCCTCTTTCTGGTAATTGTGTTTGCTTTCTTCTCCGGGGCTGTTCTCGTTGCTTTTCGAAGGCTGGGACTCCCGCCAGAAGTGGCCCTTACGATGTTCGTCTTTGCCCTCGTTGGGAGCTTCATAAACATCCCAATAGCAGAGGAGAGAGCCTACGAGCCCGTCATCAAGCTGAGAGAAGTCAGCTTCTTTGGGTTCCTCTACCCAATTCCGTACTTTGGGGTGGAAGAGCGGAGAATGATAATCTCGATAAACGTCGGCGGCGCGCTTGTCCCCCTGAGCATAGTCCTCTACGAGCTTATCCGAATTGCAATGTTGGGACAGTACGGACTACTCTTTAACACACTCCTCGCAGTCCTGATAGCGGCACTCATATGCAACGCTGTCTCTGTACCAGTCAGGGGCGTGGGTATAGCGATGCCCTCAATCGTCCCACCTCTCGTTGCGGTCCTCCTCGGGTGGCTGCTCGGGGACGGAAACCCAACGTTGGTTGCCTACGTCAGCGGAACCCTTGGCGCGCTTCTTGGTGCGGACATAATGAACTGGAAAAAACTGAAGCACCTTGATGCTCCCATGGTCAGCATTGGTGGGGCGGGTACCTTCGACGGTGTGTTCTTAGCGGGAGTTATTGCCGTCCTCCTGGTATGACGGTGAGTTTATAAGGGGTAAATTCGACAGGAATTCGGCAAAGGAGGTGGTTGGATGTTTCTTCTGGGCAGCGGTGGAAAGCACTTCGAGGATGAGCTCAGGAATGCAGGTGCGAAGATTCTTGAGGTTGAGATAAAGCGCTTCCCCGATGGTGAGAAGTACGTGAGGGTTATGGGCAACGGGGATGAAGCAACAGTCGTAAGCTCAACATTCTACCCGCAGGACGAGAAGATAGTCGAGCTGTTACTCCTTGGGGATGCTCTGAGAGAGAAAGGTTTTGAAAAGCTGAAGCTGGTTGTTCCGTACTTCGCCTACAGCAGGCAGGACAGGGTGACCAAGGATGGGGAGCCGATAAGCGTCAGGGCGGTCATGAGGGCGCTCGGCATCTACTACGAGGAGCTCTACATCTTTGACACCCACAACCCTGAGACTCTCAGGTTCTTCCCAGGGAAGGCAGTTAATGTTTCACCTGCCAGGGTTATTGGCGAGTACTTCCGTGAGAAGCTGGGGGACGGCCTTGTGCTCGCACCCGACAAAGGTGCGTTGGAGAGGGCCAGGGCCGTTGCGGAAGTCCTTGGTCTTGAGTACAGCCACTTTGAGAAGCGCAGGATATCCCCGACAGAGGTCGAGATGCATCCCGTTGACGTTGATGTGAAGGGCAAAAACGTCCTGATAGTGGACGACATAATCAGCACGGGCGGTACTATGGTGAGGGCCGCTGAACTGTTGAGGAAGCTCGGGGCCAAGAAAATTTACGTCTCCGCAACGCACGGTGTCTTTGCCGAGGGGGCAATAGAAAGGGTCAGCAGGGCTGTTGATGAGCTTGCCGTTACCAACACCATACCAACTCCGGTATCGAGGATAAGCATAGTGCCAGAGTTGCTAAAGCTTGAGTGATCTTGCTAGGTTCTATCATTATGTTTTGACATTTTTATGCTAATTTTTCCACATTTGGAACTCCTTTTTAACGCTTTCATTTTCAAAAATATGGCTCCTCCAGGGTTTTGCAAAAATTTTTCACTGCAGGGGTTCGTCCCTATAGGGTGGAGCGCCCGAACAGGGCGCGACGAAACCCGAGCGCCAAGACGGCGGCGTCGGGGGGAACGGGTGCAAAGCACCCAGGATGAACCCCGCCCTCCAGCTCGGGTCACAAAAAGGTGCGCTCCCGAGGAAACGCCGAAAGGCGGACCCCTCGGGGGTAAGGCAGGCCCGACATCCCGACCAAACCCCGGACGGGAATTATGGTACTTCCCGCTAAGGGAAGTCCCACCGGCCGTACTCCTTGCTCAATTCCGGTTGATCCTGCCGGAGGCCACTGCTATGGGGGTCCGACTAAGCCATGCGAGTCATGGGGCGCGCTCTGCGCGCACCGGCGGACGGCTCAGTAACACGTCGGTAACCTACCCTCGGGAGGGGGATAACCCCGGGAAACTGGGGCTAATCCCCCATAGGCCTGAGGTACTGGAAGGTCCTCAGGCCGAAAGGGGCATCTGCCCGCCCGAGGATGGGCCGGCGGCCGATTAGGTAGTTGGTGGGGTAACGGCCCACCAAGCCGAAGATCGGTACGGGCCATGAGAGTGGGAGCCCGGAGATGGACACTGAGACACGGGTCCAGGCCCTACGGGGCGCAGCAGGCGCGAAACCTCCGCAATGCGGGCAACCGCGACGGGGGGACCCCCAGTGCCGTGGCATAGCCACGGCTTTTCCGGAGTGTAAAAAGCTCCGGGAATAAGGGCTGGGCAAGGCCGGTGGCAGCCGCCGCGGTAATACCGGCGGCCCGAGTGGTGGCCGCTATTATTGGGCCTAAAGCGTCCGTAGCCGGGCCCGTAAGTCCCTGGCGAAATCCCACGGCTCAACCGTGGGGCTTGCTGGGGATACTGCGGGCCTTGGGACCGGGAGAGGCCGGGGGTACCCCTGGGGTAGGGGTGAAATCCTATAATCCCAGGGGGACCGCCAGTGGCGAAGGCGCCCGGCTGGAACGGGTCCGACGGTGAGGGACGAAGGCCAGGGGAGCGAACCGGATTAGATACCCGGGTAGTCCTGGCTGTAAAGGATGCGGGCTAGGTGTCGGGCGAGCTTCGAGCTCGCCCGGTGCCGGAGGGAAGCCGTTAAGCCCGCCGCCTGGGGAGTACGGCCGCAAGGCTGAAACTTAAAGGAATTGGCGGGGGAGCACTACAAGGGGTGGAGCGTGCGGTTTAATTGGATTCAACGCCGGGAACCTCACCGGGGGCGACGGCAGGATGAAGGCCAGGCTGAAGGTCTTGCCGGACACGCCGAGAGGAGGTGCATGGCCGCCGTCAGCTCGTACCGTGAGGCGTCCACTTAAGTGTGGTAACGAGCGAGACCCGCGCCCCCAGTTGCCAGTCCTCCCCGCTGGGGAGGAGGCACTCTGGGGGGACCGCCGGCGATAAGCCGGAGGAAGGAGCGGGCGACGGTAGGTCAGTATGCCCCGAAACCCCCGGGCTACACGCGCGCTACAATGGGCGGGACAATGGGATCCGACCCCGAAAGGGGAAGGGAATCCCCTAAACCCGCCCTCAGTTCGGATCGCGGGCTGCAACTCGCCCGCGTGAAGCTGGAATCCCTAGTACCCGCGTGTCATCATCGCGCGGCGAATACGTCCCTGCTCCTTGCACACACCGCCCGTCACTCCACCCGAGCGGGGTCCGGGTGAGGCCTGGTCTCCCTTCGGGGAGGCCGGGTCGAGCCTGGGCTCCGTGAGGGGGGAGAAGTCGTAACAAGGTAGCCGTAGGGGAACCTACGGCTCGATCACCTCCTATCGCCGGAAATCCCGTCCGGGGGGTTTAAGGGATGTCGGGCCTGCCATCAGTGGGCCGGTAGCTCAGCCTGGGAGAGCGTCGGCTTTGCAAGCCGAAGGCCCCGGGTTCGAATCCCGGCCGGTCCACCACGAAGAGGTGCACATCCCGAGCACGGCTCGGGGTGGAAGGGCCTGAGACCCCGAACAGGGGTCACGATGAGGGCCGTGCATAGGCGAGCTGGTCCAGAAAACGTCCCGCCCGGTGGCAACTAAGCCGCCTGGTGGATGGCTCGGCTCGGGGCGCCGACGAAGGGCGTGGCAAGCTGCGATAAGCCCCGGCGAGGCGCAGGCAGCCGTCGAACCGGGGATGCCCGAATGGGACCTCCCGCGGCTTTTGCCGCACTCCCAGTCGGGAGGGGGAACGCGGGGAATTGAAACATCTTAGTACCCGCAGGAAAAGAAAGCAAAAGCGATGCCGTTAGTAGGGGCGACCGAAAGCGGCACAGGGCAAACTGAACCCCGGGCCGAAAGGTTCGGGGGATGTGGTGTTGTAGGGCCCGCGGAGGAGCCCTGGGGGCGAAGCCGAAGTCCGCTGGAACGCGGCGCCGGAGAGGGTGAAAGCCCCGTAGGCGTAAGCCCCCGAGCTCCTGCGGTGTCCCTGAGTACCGTCGGTCGGATATCCGGCGGGAAGCTGGGAGGCATCGGCTCCCAACCCTAAATACGTCCCGAGACCGATAGCGAACTAGTACCGTGAGGGAAAGCTGAAAAGCACCCCGGGAGGGGGGT
This sequence is a window from Thermococcus kodakarensis KOD1. Protein-coding genes within it:
- a CDS encoding ASCH domain-containing protein translates to MMTEKKKGLIVREPYATLIVEGEKVWEIRKSRTKIRGEVLIISNGKAIGKAELVDVLGPFSPEELAEHFDKHRAEPEFLKEYSNGKPLYAWVFKNAEKFEKPKEVEMAKGVQIWANVVLKD
- a CDS encoding ribose-phosphate diphosphokinase; protein product: MFLLGSGGKHFEDELRNAGAKILEVEIKRFPDGEKYVRVMGNGDEATVVSSTFYPQDEKIVELLLLGDALREKGFEKLKLVVPYFAYSRQDRVTKDGEPISVRAVMRALGIYYEELYIFDTHNPETLRFFPGKAVNVSPARVIGEYFREKLGDGLVLAPDKGALERARAVAEVLGLEYSHFEKRRISPTEVEMHPVDVDVKGKNVLIVDDIISTGGTMVRAAELLRKLGAKKIYVSATHGVFAEGAIERVSRAVDELAVTNTIPTPVSRISIVPELLKLE
- a CDS encoding MBL fold metallo-hydrolase encodes the protein MKIIWYGHSCFWIETKGVKFLIDPYPEVDDDRIGDVDYILITHEHTDHYGKVELLSRLRDATVIGPKQVYLMAVADGVTKAREIDAGETIELENGVKVTAIYVEHPSSQYPLGYIIEGDKTVFHPGDTYSTPAFQRLRGKIDVLLVPISGRSTANEREAAQIIEDIRPKVVIPMHYGVYNDEDPSKLESELRKRRIWVRFIKPELYREIEV
- the radB gene encoding DNA repair and recombination protein RadB, with protein sequence MLSTGTKSLDSLLGGGFAPGVLTQVYGPYASGKTTLALQTGLLSGKKVAYVDTEGGFSPERLVQMAETRGLNPEEALSRFILFTPSDFKEQRRVIGSLKKTVDSNFALVVVDSITAHYRAEENRSGLIAELSRQLQVLLWIARKHNIPVIVINQVHFDSRTEMTKPVAEQTLGYRCKDILRLDKLPKPGLRVAVLERHRFRPEGLMAYFRITERGIEDVE
- a CDS encoding DUF1614 domain-containing protein, encoding MGQRGSQRLALFFPALRWPVLLLLGLFLVIVFAFFSGAVLVAFRRLGLPPEVALTMFVFALVGSFINIPIAEERAYEPVIKLREVSFFGFLYPIPYFGVEERRMIISINVGGALVPLSIVLYELIRIAMLGQYGLLFNTLLAVLIAALICNAVSVPVRGVGIAMPSIVPPLVAVLLGWLLGDGNPTLVAYVSGTLGALLGADIMNWKKLKHLDAPMVSIGGAGTFDGVFLAGVIAVLLV